A genomic segment from Candidatus Poribacteria bacterium encodes:
- a CDS encoding nucleoside 2-deoxyribosyltransferase domain-containing protein, which translates to MQYIEAPHSYSQHVLHKSIFLAGGITNCPDWQQQMVQLLHHTDYTLLNPRRKCFPISDPNASREQITWEHHALRDANVILCWFPCETLCPIVLYELGAWSMTEKPLYVGVHPQYARRTDVEIQTSLVRPEVKIVYSIEALAEQVQNHTFNQITRTQLKTA; encoded by the coding sequence TCTCAACACGTCTTGCATAAAAGCATCTTCCTCGCTGGTGGCATTACGAATTGCCCTGATTGGCAACAACAGATGGTTCAGTTGCTGCACCATACAGACTATACGCTGCTAAATCCCCGCCGGAAGTGTTTCCCCATTTCGGACCCAAACGCGTCCCGCGAGCAAATAACGTGGGAGCACCACGCTCTTCGAGATGCAAACGTAATTCTGTGTTGGTTTCCATGCGAAACGCTCTGTCCAATTGTCCTCTACGAATTAGGAGCGTGGTCAATGACAGAAAAACCGTTGTATGTCGGCGTACACCCTCAATACGCGCGGCGCACTGATGTTGAAATTCAGACCTCACTGGTTCGTCCCGAAGTAAAAATTGTTTATTCGATAGAGGCTCTTGCGGAGCAAGTACAGAATCATACGTTCAACCAGATAACACGCACGCAATTGAAAACCGCTTGA